attttattatttaatttttatctaggtaaaatattttatctagaaTGTCATGTGTAAaggttttttcaaataaaagagagtGTATTCACACACCACTAAGGTGTGTTCTCAAACTAAAAACTGAtaatttaggtatgaaactcacatTCTCAATAGTTTAAGTATGCAACTCACAAAAAGTGAatagtttaggtgtgtttttgacactTGTCTCTATACTTTATGTAATTATTtgacacaaaataataatactctATTTTTATATAGGAGCCAAGTAGTAAAACTCTCTTAATTTACTAAAACGGGGgaataaaaagtaaattttactttatgtttaaacttgatttgaacttgaaggaaaattgttGTTGAAAACTATTACTCATTTGAAATGATCCTCAATATGTGTagtatttcatgaaaatgttggtAATATATTATAACCcatattttacatttttgttgGGTAAGATGTTATTGTCTCAATCCCCCagaaaacaaacaaaagcaaCAAATGTCATAAACCACTCCGCGAAAGTTTGAACCTAATCAAATATATCATATCTTATGAAAAGACAGACAAAAGAAAGTAATCTTGATAATAGAAACCCTTtaattaaatctaaaattttaaatgaaaaaacaaaagggACAAGCACAAAAGAAGGCCTATTGTCTTTGTGTCCCCTAACCCTATTTACAatatagttaattattattttatggacATTCCTAATGGCTAATTCAATTCACCAAATCCTTTATAACTGTCTCAATTCATATCCTCTTTAGTATTTAATTAACACACTATTATAGTACTTATTTTACTATatgagtgtgtttggtacgaaggaaaatgtttttcatgaaaaatgtttttttagaaaatatttttctcgaaaataagtagattttggatttattttctcatgtttggttggtgagtagaaaatattttccgaaaataatttttagtgtttgatttaagaatgatttttttcttgagagacatctttcatttttactagagtaaaaaatattttatgaaattgaaaatattttttaaaattaaaattattatttttttggggtggAGGTGGGGGTGGGGTAGTGGNNNNNNNNNNNNNNNNNNNNNNNNNNNNNNNNNNNNNNNNNNNNNNNNNNNNNNNNNNNNNNNNNNNNNNNNNNNNNNNNNNNNNNNNNNNNNNNNNNNNNNNNNNNNNNNNNNNNNNNNNNNNNNNNNNNNNNNNNNNNNNNNNNNNNNNNNNNNNNNNNNNNNNNNNNNNNNNNNNNNNNNNNNNNNNNNNNNNNNNNNNNNNNNNNNNNNNNNNNNNNNNNNNNNNNNNNNNNNNNNNNNNNNNNNNNNNNNNNNNNNNNNNNNNNNNNNNNNNNNNNNNNNNNNNNNNNNNNNNNNNNNNNNNNNNNNNNNNNNNNNNNNNNNNNNNNNNNNNNNNNNNNNNNNNNNNNNNNNNNNNNNNNNNNNNNNNNNNNNNNNNNNNNNNNNNNNNNNNNNNNNNNNNNNNNNNNNNNNNNNNNNNNNNNNNNNNNNNNNNNNNNNNNNNNNNNNNNNNNNNNNNNNNNNNNNNNNNNNNNNNNNNNNNNNNNNNNNNNNNNNNNNNNNNNNNNNNNNNNNNNNNNNNNNNNNNNNNNNNNNNNNNNNNNNNNNNNNNNNNNNNNNNNNNNNNNNNNNNNNNNNNNNNNNNNNNNNNNNNNNNNNNNNNNNNNNNNNNNNNNNNNNNNNNNNNNNNNNNNNNNNNNNNNNNNNNNNNNNNNNNNNNNNNNNNNNNNNNNNNNNNNNNNNNNNNNNNNNNNNNNNNNNNNNNNNNNNNNNNNNNNNNNNNNNNNNNNNNNNNNNNNNNNNNNNNNNNNNNNNNNNNNNNNNNNNNNNNNNNNNNNNNNNNNNNNNNNNNNNNNNNNNNNNNNNNNNNNNNNNNNNNNNNNNNNNNNNNNNNNNNNNNNNNNNNNNNNNNNNNNNNNNNNNNNNNNNNNNNNNNNNNNNNNNNNNNNNNNNNNNNNNNNNNNNNNNNNNNNNNNNNNNNNNNNNNNNNNNNNNNNNNNNNNNNNNNNNNNNNNNNNNaggagtttaaaaataaaaatttgaagttaaaaatatttttaaaaatcaaaattaaattttttgggaTAAGGTCGGGTTGGGGGGGCTGGCCGGTGGGGGGGATAAGAGAtttggtgaaaaaataaaaattttaaagtgaatattttttaaaaattgatttttttccccaaaaaaatataatttgatattggaggagagttttagaaaatattttccttaacttttgaagggaagtcattttccttaattttgaggaaaatgaattgatttggaaaacattttccaaaacttttgtcccaaccaaacatgagaaaattggaaaacattttctagaaaatgttttccttcataccaaacacactctataTCTTTACCATTTTTGTAACTTTAAATTGATTATCTATTTAGATGAGCACAAGAGACAAAAGGTACGGTTGTACTCCctccgtctcattttatatgtcgGATTTAAAGAGTCCAACAAGTCTATTTATCTTTGATCGTAGATTTTTTATAGATCTTTTAagcattttgaattatcaattattatgactcagtattttttatgtagtttacaaatatataaatttcatttaaaaaataaaaaatttcattttcaaatttccagtcaaacttaaattgtttgactTTCAAAACATAAAGGGGTCATATAAATTGGGACAAAGGGAGTATCTGACATCCGCGTtcttctattttatatatagaCAATTAAAGTTGCATAAAGTTAAATAGATAGGCATAAGCATCTTACATGACGTTTTATATGGAAGCTCAAGCCCTACATAACGTTTTGTGTGTATTATGCAAGTAGGATATGTATGTTtacttattcaactttataagaatttaaatacttactaatacacaacaaaaatttaaaagtataaatacaagctgaaatcaaattaaaagaaacatttatAAACCTAATTTACATGATggaattcaataataataatttataaagaaCATAGAAGAAAGGCAAGTACAAAATATTGACACGcacacaaaaaaatcatttcttacTCTTCTTATCTTTTCCATTGGCAAGGAATGATCCTAAACCAAAGAGATTAGCGGTAGCTTTTGGAATAAAAGTATAAGGTGCTACATTCAAAACAGGATTAATGCAAATCCCATTACTATAATTCTTTCTCAATGGAGGCTTTTGTGATGATGATGAGTATAAACTAACTCCAGAAGAAGGATTCAATATATTCTTCTTATGTTTCTGATTTTCTTTAACTGAAAAACTCTTTGATCCAGTTGAATTACTGCGTTGCAACGACCAAAATGAACTTTTCTTATTTCCATGAAGACTAGTACTTCTCCTAATACGCCAAAACGACTTGTTTTGATTATCATCAACACTAATGTGTTTCGAGATTACATTTTGATTTGCAATTGGTGGAGCTGGAGTAGGAGGAGAATTAGATAATGTGAcaagtttttgtttttgttgtagttgaAGAGGACGAATTAATCCATTTAAGAAGAGTTCATCTGCTGAACAAGTTTCTGTATTAGCGATATTGGTGCTAATACAGAAATCGAATTCAGGATTTGAATCTGATTGATAATGTTGCAAATCTATGACTTGTTCATCGGATGAGAAAGAGATTCTTGGACTTgtaatttcaaaaatcatatcaattgccatgtttgtttgtttgtttagtTAGAGTAAATTGGAAGGATATAAAAGGCTAAATCTTTGGGATTGTTGTTGTAGCTAGTAAGAAGACAATAACATTTAAATGTGAAGTTgggattaaaagaaaaaatttaaaggaTGGTCACAAGTCAAAAGAAGAAAGGATAGACATATGGTCTGGTTTCTACTTTCTTGGTgtctttttatttcataccCCAAATTatagttttgactaaatttaaatAGCACATGGTAATAT
This portion of the Solanum pennellii chromosome 12, SPENNV200 genome encodes:
- the LOC107006758 gene encoding uncharacterized protein LOC107006758, which codes for MAIDMIFEITSPRISFSSDEQVIDLQHYQSDSNPEFDFCISTNIANTETCSADELFLNGLIRPLQLQQKQKLVTLSNSPPTPAPPIANQNVISKHISVDDNQNKSFWRIRRSTSLHGNKKSSFWSLQRSNSTGSKSFSVKENQKHKKNILNPSSGVSLYSSSSQKPPLRKNYSNGICINPVLNVAPYTFIPKATANLFGLGSFLANGKDKKSKK